In a single window of the Natronosalvus caseinilyticus genome:
- a CDS encoding nucleic acid-binding protein produces the protein MTMEAYRYADGTIGFPGHHLGPDGEEPVDTVDLSEFTATVVTWTTSTATPPGVREPNHLAIVEFDLEDALEVDQPPVRALGQLTTGDVETGDEVRPIYVEELREPGVGIKVTESQAWDGYRFEPV, from the coding sequence ATGACGATGGAGGCCTATCGTTACGCCGATGGGACGATCGGGTTCCCCGGCCACCACCTCGGACCCGACGGCGAGGAACCCGTCGACACGGTCGACCTGAGCGAGTTCACCGCGACGGTCGTCACCTGGACGACGAGCACTGCCACCCCGCCCGGCGTCCGCGAGCCGAATCACCTGGCCATCGTCGAGTTCGACCTCGAGGACGCGCTCGAGGTCGATCAGCCGCCCGTTCGAGCCCTGGGTCAGCTCACGACCGGCGACGTCGAGACCGGCGACGAGGTTCGGCCGATCTACGTCGAGGAACTTCGAGAACCAGGTGTGGGGATCAAAGTGACCGAGAGTCAGGCGTGGGACGGCTACCGGTTCGAACCGGTTTGA
- a CDS encoding thiolase C-terminal domain-containing protein, with protein sequence MERVAIIGASMTQFGQREAWIRDLLAEAGIAALEDAGVASDDVEHCYVANMSSGEFEGQGGIMNMLAHDLDLLPAYAQRVDQTSSSGGAGIYAAWQSVASGASEMTLLVGGEKMTHRTTGESTDIIASITHPEEYKHGVTLPSFAGMTARHYLERFDAPRESLGKVAVKNHKNGVDNPHAQFRKEVGLETVLESPIVADPLRLYDFCPITDGSAGLVFCPESVAKEYVDEYAVVAGVAGATDTHVVHERPDPTVMNGVVESGESAYEMSGYGPEDVDVAELHDMFTILEFLQMEGLGFADHGEAWERVEAGDTERDTGDLPINTSGGLKSKGHPLGASGVAQGVEIYEQLVGEAGPRQVDADVGLCCNVGGFGNCVITTIMEAAA encoded by the coding sequence ATGGAACGCGTTGCGATCATCGGCGCGTCGATGACCCAGTTCGGCCAGCGCGAGGCGTGGATCCGCGACCTCCTCGCCGAAGCCGGCATCGCCGCCCTCGAGGACGCCGGCGTCGCCTCGGACGACGTCGAGCACTGCTACGTCGCGAACATGTCCAGTGGCGAGTTCGAGGGCCAGGGCGGCATCATGAACATGCTCGCTCACGACCTCGACCTCCTGCCGGCGTACGCCCAGCGGGTCGATCAGACCTCCTCGAGCGGCGGGGCCGGCATCTACGCCGCCTGGCAGTCCGTCGCCAGCGGGGCCAGCGAGATGACGCTCCTTGTCGGCGGCGAGAAGATGACCCACCGCACGACCGGGGAGTCGACCGACATCATCGCTTCGATCACCCACCCCGAGGAGTACAAACACGGCGTCACCCTGCCCTCCTTCGCCGGGATGACCGCCCGTCACTACCTCGAGCGCTTCGACGCGCCTCGGGAGAGCCTCGGGAAGGTCGCCGTCAAGAATCACAAAAACGGCGTCGACAACCCCCACGCCCAGTTCCGGAAGGAAGTGGGCTTAGAGACCGTCCTCGAGTCGCCCATCGTGGCCGACCCGCTCAGACTCTACGACTTCTGTCCGATCACCGACGGCAGCGCGGGCCTCGTGTTCTGTCCGGAGTCCGTGGCGAAGGAGTACGTCGACGAGTACGCCGTCGTCGCGGGTGTCGCGGGTGCGACCGACACCCACGTCGTCCACGAGCGTCCCGATCCCACCGTGATGAACGGCGTCGTCGAGAGCGGCGAGTCCGCCTACGAGATGAGCGGCTACGGCCCCGAGGACGTCGACGTCGCCGAACTCCACGACATGTTCACTATCCTCGAGTTCCTGCAGATGGAGGGACTCGGCTTCGCCGATCACGGCGAGGCCTGGGAGCGCGTCGAGGCGGGCGACACGGAACGCGATACCGGCGACCTCCCGATCAACACCTCCGGCGGCCTCAAGTCAAAGGGCCACCCACTCGGCGCCAGCGGCGTCGCCCAGGGTGTCGAGATTTACGAACAGCTCGTCGGCGAGGCCGGACCGCGCCAGGTCGACGCCGACGTCGGCCTGTGCTGTAACGTCGGCGGGTTCGGCAACTGCGTTATCACGACGATCATGGAGGCCGCAGCATGA